The proteins below come from a single Odontesthes bonariensis isolate fOdoBon6 chromosome 18, fOdoBon6.hap1, whole genome shotgun sequence genomic window:
- the illr4 gene encoding immune-related, lectin-like receptor 4: MMIRPQRYTEGEAAASQQEKPNRGWKLASERVALLVLCLLLAAALFVIYRFSLVFLESHHTFQTLKEENEALRKNLSEKTTHPPPACRLPDQVTNEPVLECEDSWEQHGGKCYYFSTMKYSWTKSRLECGRKGGDLVKINSREDQIFLEARLREKMEEYDDRFWIGLTDSEEEGRWLWVDRSPLDTSLSFWSLNEPDNWRRNNPAGEDCGRMGQKGGAGDLRCWFDMSCDKPHKSICEKAAKPRWALSV, from the exons ATGATGATCCGTCCACAGAGATACACCGAAG GTGAAGCGGCTGCCTCTCAACAGGAAAAACCAAACAGAGGATGGAAGCTGGCATCAGAGAGAGTGGCTCTGCTGGTTCTCTGTCTCCTGCTGGCAGCTGCTCTATTCGTCATTTACCGTTTCT CTTTGGTTTTCTTGGAGAGCCATCACACCTTTCAAACCCTGAAAGAGGAGAATGAAGCTCTGAGGAAGAATCTCTCAG AAAAGACCACTCATCCACCTCCTGCGTGTCGACTGCCTGATCAAGTAACCA ATGAGCCAGTTCTGGAGTGTGAGGACAGCTGGGAGCAACATGGAGGAAAGTGCTATTATTTCAGCACCATGAAATATTCCTGGACAAAGAGCAGACTTGAATGTGGACGTAAAGGAGGAGACCTGGTGAAGATAAACAGCAGGGAAGACCAG ATTTTCCTGGAGGCCAGACTGAGAGAAAAAATGGAGGAATATGACGACAGGTTCTGGATCGGACTGACAGACTCAGAGGAAGAAGGCAGATGGTTGTGGGTGGACCGCTCACCTCTGGACACAAG TTTGAGTTTTTGGAGCCTCAACGAGCCGGACAACTGGAGACGAAACAATCCTGCAGGAGAGGACTGTGGGAGGATGGGGCAGAAAGGGGGAGCTGGTGATCTGAGGTGCTGGTTTGATATGTCCTGTGACAAACCTCACAAAAGTATTTGTGAGAAAGCAGCAAAACCTAGATGGGCTTTATCAGTATGA